Proteins encoded by one window of Torulaspora delbrueckii CBS 1146 chromosome 2, complete genome:
- the ARG7 gene encoding glutamate N-acetyltransferase (similar to Saccharomyces cerevisiae ECM40 (YMR062C); ancestral locus Anc_2.628) yields MKISTTLLQQGSKVIDKYSLYVPKTGTFPKGFKVASAATGVKKNGNLDLGIILNTNQSYPSSAAAVFTTNKFKAAPVLLSHKVLEESSGKNVNAIVVNSGCANSVTGDVGMKDAREMVGLVNEQLHQENSTLVMSTGVIGQRLQLNKISQGIKDIFGQNKFGTDFESWLNISKCICTTDTFPKLITSKFTLPNGTEYTLTGMAKGAGMICPNMATLLGFIVTDLPIQSQALQKMLRFSTERSFNCISVDGDMSTNDTICMIANGAVETPEITETSSDYEQVKLQVTEFGKRLAQLVVRDGEGATKFVTVNVKNALNFADAKIIAESISNSMLVKTALYGKDANWGRILCAIGYAKLGDLSSLDVDKINVSFIATDNSEPRELKLVVNGVPQLEIDEERASEILALTDLEVLVDLGTGSEEAQFWTCDLSHEYVTINGDYRS; encoded by the coding sequence ATGAAAATCTCCACTACACTGCTACAGCAGGGATCTAAAGTTATCGACAAGTACTCATTGTACGTACCAAAAACAGGTACCTTTCCAAAAGGCTTTAAAGTAGCTTCTGCCGCTACGGGTGtcaagaaaaatggaaACCTCGATTTGGGTATCATTTTAAATACCAACCAAAGTTATCCTTCGTCTGCAGCAGCAGTTTTCACCACCAATAAGTTTAAGGCTGCACCTGTTTTACTTTCGCATAAGGTGTTAGAAGAGTCTTCTGGTAAGAACGTCAATGCAATTGTGGTCAATTCAGGTTGTGCCAACTCAGTCACTGGTGATGTTGGTATGAAAGATGCTCGTGAAATGGTTGGATTGGTTAACGAACAATTGCACCAAGAAAACTCTACTTTGGTGATGTCTACTGGTGTCATCGGTCAAAGattgcaattgaacaagatctcTCAGGGAATTAAGGACATCTTCGGCCAGAACAAGTTTGGCAcagattttgaatcatGGCTCAACATATCCAAATGTATTTGCACCACCGATACTTTCCCAAAATTGATCACTTCAAAATTCACCCTTCCAAATGGTACTGAATATACTTTGACTGGTATGGCTAAAGGTGCTGGTATGATTTGTCCTAACATGGCTACACTTCTAGGTTTTATCGTTACAGACTTGCCGATCCAAAGTCAAGCTCTACAAAAGATGTTGCGTTTCTCTACTGAACGTTCATTCAACTGTATTTCTGTTGATGGTGATATGAGTACCAACGATACTATTTGTATGATTGCTAACGGTGCTGTTGAGACTCCCGAAATTACAGAAACTTCCTCTGACTATGAACAAGTTAAGTTGCAAGTGACTGAGTTCGGTAAGAGATTAGCTCAACTTGTTGTGCGCGATGGTGAAGGTGCTACCAAATTCGTTACTGTTAATGTCAAAAATGCTTTGAATTTCGCTGATGCAAAGATTATCGCAGAATCCATCTCCAACTCAATGCTTGTCAAGACTGCGTTGTATGGTAAGGATGCTAACTGGGGTAGAATTCTATGCGCCATTGGCTACGCAAAATTGGGCGATTTGAGTTCATTAGACGTTGACAAAATTAATGTAAGTTTCATTGCGACTGATAACTCTGAGCCTCGCGAATTGAAACTTGTGGTAAACGGTGTTCCTCAATtggaaattgatgaagaaagagccTCTGAAATCCTGGCTCTCACAGATCTCGAGGTCTTGGTTGATCTAGGGACTGGTAGCGAAGAAGCTCAGTTCTGGACCTGCGATTTGTCCCACGAGTATGTCACCATTAATGGTGATTATAGATCATAG
- the STL1 gene encoding glucose-inactivated glycerol proton symporter STL1 (similar to Saccharomyces cerevisiae STL1 (YDR536W)), translating into MIEKKSLKSRFFSRTSHFGLTGKTLRYVITLCAMTGFSLFGYDQGLMASLITGTQFNYEFPATKSKSDNDTHASTVQGAVTSCYEIGCFFGSLFVMFYGEKIGRKPLIVIGSVITIVGAVISTTAFRDYWALGQFVVGRVITGVGTGLNTSTIPVWQSEMSDPSIRGILVNLEGSTIAIGTMLAYWIDFGFSFIDSSVQWRFPVSMQILFALILCFMIVNLPESPRWLISQSRTEEARYLLGQLDDVDPNDDRIVAEVAMIHDAVNRSKQEKNSMSVLFSGGKSQNMQRALVAASTQFFQQFTGCNAAIYYSTVLFHETIQLSPRLSMILGAVFSTVYALSTIPSFFLIERLGRRKLFLLGATGQAISFTITFACLVRQTEENAKGAAVGLFLFIVFFGCSMLSLPWIYPPEIASMKVRASTNAFSTCTNWLCNFAVVMFTPIFINKSGWGCYLFFACINYLYIPVIFFFYPETAGRSLEEIDIIYAKSHEEGTQAWRVAAHLPKLSLQEVDDHANALGLYEDDLEKEDFAAEEEGKEAGAHGYALFARNTSTSNNEDGSSESEKDQNATPRA; encoded by the coding sequence ATGATTGAGAAAAAATCATTAAAATCGAGATTTTTCAGTAGGACTAGTCATTTTGGGCTAACAGGTAAAACCCTACGGTATGTCATCACTCTTTGTGCTATGACGGGTTTCTCTCTTTTCGGTTACGATCAGGGTTTGATGGCCAGTTTGATTACTGGTACTCAGTTCAACTATGAATTTCCAGCTACCAAGAGTAAGAGTGACAACGATACACATGCTTCTACTGTGCAAGGTGCTGTTACTTCCTGTTATGAGATAGGTTGTTTTTTTGGTTCGCTTTTTGTTATGTTTTATGGTGAAAAAATCGGTAGAAAGCCACTTATTGTCATTGGTTCTGTGATTACGATTGTTGGTGCAGTTATTTCTACTACTGCATTTAGAGATTATTGGGCTTTAGGTCAATTTGTTGTTGGAAGAGTCATCACTGGTGTTGGTACTGGTTTGAACACTTCTACCATTCCTGTTTGGCAATCTGAAATGTCGGATCCAAGTATCAGAGGTATTTTGGTTAATTTGGAAGGTTCCACTATTGCTATAGGTACTATGCTTGCTTACTGGATCGATTTTGGTTTCTCTTTCATCGACAGTTCTGTGCAATGGAGATTCCCAGTTTCTATGCAAATTCTATTTGCATTGATTCTATGTTTTATGATTGTTAATTTGCCAGAATCTCCTCGTTGGTTGATCTCTCAAAGTAgaactgaagaagctcGTTATTTGTTAGGTCaacttgatgatgttgaCCCTAACGATGATCGTATTGTCGCTGAGGTGGCTATGATTCATGATGCTGTTAACAGATCTAAGCAGGAAAAGAACTCCATGTCTGTTCTTTTCTCCGGTGGTAAATCGCAAAATATGCAAAGAGCTTTGGTCGCTGCCTCCactcaattcttccagCAATTCACTGGTTGTAATGCTGCAATTTATTATTCTACCGTGTTGTTCCACGAGACTATCCAATTGAGTCCAAGATTGTCCATGATTTTGGGTGCTGTCTTTTCTACAGTTTACGCATTGTCTACCATTCCATCTTTCTTCCTAATTGAGCGTCTAGGTAGACGTAAGCTGTTTTTATTGGGTGCTACCGGTCAAGCTATCTCTTTCACAATTACTTTTGCATGTTTGGTTAGACAAACAGAAGAAAATGCAAAGGGTGCCGCTGTGGGTCTGTTCCTGTTCATTGTgttctttggttgttcCATGTTATCTCTACCATGGATCTATCCTCCAGAAATCGCCTCTATGAAGGTTCGTGCTTCCACAAATGCTTTCTCCACTTGTACCAACTGGTTGTGTAACTTTGCTGTCGTCATGTTCACACcaatcttcatcaacaaatctGGCTGGGGCTGTTACTTGTTCTTCGCATGTATCAACTACCTCTACATCCCagtcatcttcttcttctatcCAGAAACTGCTGGTAGAAGtttggaagaaatcgaTATCATTTACGCCAAGTCTCACGAAGAAGGTACCCAAGCCTGGAGAGTTGCTGCTCATCTACCCAAATTGTCATTGCAAGAAGTCGACGACCATGCCAACGCCCTTGGTCTATACGAAGACGACTTGGAAAAGGAAGACTTCGCCGCAGAAGAGGAGGGTAAAGAAGCCGGTGCTCATGGCTACGCTTTGTTCGCTAGAAATACAAGCACTAGCAACAATGAAGATGGATCTTCTGAATCAGAGAAGGACCAGAATGCCACTCCTCGTGCTTAA
- the DHR2 gene encoding RNA helicase (similar to Saccharomyces cerevisiae DHR2 (YKL078W); ancestral locus Anc_2.629), translated as MASVKMHPFRRNKPGVVDFTEEVQDDENIGEKLNKDALKRKARELLEIRKTFPVFQNRHEIMHHLRENQVSILIGETGSGKSTQVPQFLLDEVSEGGIAVTQPRRVAAINLATRVAQEHGCNLGDRVGYSVRFDNTTSKRTKLKYLTDGMLLRELMMHKDLRQYSVVVIDEAHERTVLTDLILGFLKSLINGPRPDLKIVVMSATLQAEKFSAFFDSAPILFVEGRKFQVSQYYLTAPCDDVVDSMIRCCCQINQGEQLGDILCFLPGQEEIDKAVAVMNRIAECVSETTKVPLMVAYPLYAALPPAQQAKVFLPLKGFKRKIVFSTNIAETSVTISGLRFVIDSGLRKVKVWRHQLGLATLLTVPISKASAMQRTGRAGRESEGKSYRLYRESDYSKLPEQTEPEIARSDVTAPVLMLKRYAVEDVVNWTWFENPGREALVLALQELYELQALDDAGKITARGEQMALLPLPPQMSAVLIAAGDQHCLSPVIDILACLSVDNFLLNPAPELRDEVNERRVELCRAGRKHGDLIMMKELYDTAIQFKNAQERAEWCQKLCVSQRALKNIIKVREQLRVYCKYQESEQQETLDIPKVLKCFLSGFRKNTAIGMPDRSYRTVLTGEPIGVHPSSLLFRDRNCPAILYTEYVFTTRGYARNVSRVELSWLQGEVAKRHI; from the coding sequence ATGGCTAGTGTGAAAATGCACCCGTTCAGGAGGAATAAACCTGGTGTTGTTGATTTTacagaagaagttcaagatgatgaaaacattGGTGAGAAGCTGAATAAagatgctttgaaaagaaaggCTCGAGAATTGTTAGAGATTAGAAAGACTTTCCCGGTTTTCCAAAATCGCCATGAGATTATGCACCATTTGCGCGAAAACCAGGTTTCCATCTTAATTGGTGAGACTGGTTCTGGTAAATCTACTCAAGTACCACAGTTTTTACTCGATGAAGTGTCAGAGGGAGGAATTGCAGTTACGCAGCCCAGAAGGGTTGCTGCTATCAATTTGGCAACCAGAGTAGCACAAGAGCATGGCTGTAATCTTGGAGACCGTGTGGGTTACTCTGTGCGGTTCGACAATACCACTAGTAAGCGCACAAAGCTAAAATACTTAACAGATGGTATGCTTCTAAGAGAGTTAATGATGCATAAAGATTTGCGCCAGTATAGTGTTGTAGTGATTGATGAAGCGCATGAACGTACTGTATTGACAGATTTGATCCTTGGgttcttgaaatctctcATCAACGGGCCACGCCCAGACTTGAAGATCGTTGTCATGTCCGCTACTTTGCAAGCCGAGAAGTTTAGTGCATTCTTTGACAGTGCTCCTATTTTATTTGTGGAGGGACGTAAGTTTCAAGTCTCGCAATATTACCTTACAGCACCTTGTGATGATGTGGTCGACAGCATGATCCGATGTTGTTGCCAAATCAACCAAGGAGAACAGTTAGGTGATATCCTGTGTTTTCTACCAggtcaagaagagattgacaAAGCTGTTGCTGTGATGAACCGGATAGCAGAATGTGTTTCTGAGACTACCAAAGTCCCACTGATGGTAGCATACCCGTTGTACGCGGCGCTACCACCCGCGCAACAAGCCAAAGTATTTTTGCCATTAAAAGGATTTAAGCGTAAGATAGTGTTCAGTACCAATATCGCCGAGACCTCGGTGACCATCTCAGGCTTAAGATTTGTGATTGACTCTGGTCTGCGCAAGGTCAAAGTTTGGAGACACCAACTGGGACTTGCAACGCTGCTCACGGTCCCAATCTCCAAGGCCAGTGCTATGCAGAGAACCGGTCGTGCCGGTAGAGAGAGCGAAGGAAAGAGTTATAGACTATACCGTGAATCGGACTATTCGAAACTGCCCGAACAGACAGAACCCGAGATCGCGCGAAGCGATGTTACTGCACCAGTACTAATGCTTAAGCGGTACGCCGTAGAAGATGTTGTCAATTGGACATGGTTTGAAAACCCTGGAAGGGAAGCTTTAGTCCTGGCCTTGCAAGAACTTTACGAACTACAAGCGTTAGACGATGCGGGCAAAATTACCGCTAGGGGAGAACAGATGGCATTATTGCCGCTGCCGCCACAGATGAGTGCTGTGTTGATCGCCGCAGGCGATCAACACTGTCTTTCACCTGTAATAGACATCCTAGCTTGCCTGAGTGTGGATAATTTCTTACTAAACCCTGCACCTGAGCTTCGTGACGAAGTCAACGAGCGAAGGGTTGAATTATGCCGTGCCGGACGTAAGCACGGTGATTTGATCatgatgaaagaattaTATGATACGGCCATCCAATTCAAGAACGCACAGGAGCGTGCGGAATGGTGTCAAAAACTATGCGTTTCGCAAAGGGCGCTtaaaaatatcatcaaagttAGAGAACAATTACGAGTCTACTGCAAGTATCAAGAGAGtgaacaacaagaaactcTAGATATTCCTAAAGTTCTAAAATGTTTCCTGAGTGGGTTCCGCAAGAATACAGCGATCGGTATGCCAGACAGATCTTACAGAACTGTGCTTACCGGAGAACCTATCGGTGTTCATCCCTCGTCATTGTTGTTTCGCGATAGGAATTGTCCCGCGATCCTGTACACCGAGTATGTGTTTACCACCAGGGGTTACGCCAGAAACGTCAGCCGGGTCGAGTTGTCTTGGCTGCAGGGTGAAGTCGCCAAGAGACACATCTAG
- the RIM9 gene encoding Rim9p (similar to Saccharomyces cerevisiae RIM9 (YMR063W); ancestral locus Anc_2.630), with product MSQLIVVSAILLFITVALVFQLLPIVAVPISKELALATFYNSTYGVFGWCYITANDTVCTPKRIGYVDLSVDLSGQRRVLPAFMDYSVTRLLVVHPLSFAITSLLWIMVLLILITSLGDSPRYLFVVALFSLPTFLFSLLCFLVDILIFISHLAWPGWLMLGATLCVATCCSLLWNLRRSVSIKKYEALHSEERVEVPTYSMVHYTSNG from the coding sequence atgagcCAGCTGATCGTCGTTTCTGCTATTCTGCTCTTTATAACGGTAGCCCTCGTGTTCCAGTTGCTGCCCATCGTTGCAGTGCCTATCTCCAAAGAGCTCGCACTCGCGACTTTTTATAACTCCACTTATGGCGTATTCGGATGGTGCTACATCACTGCTAATGACACTGTGTGTACTCCGAAACGCATCGGCTATGTCGACCTCAGTGTTGATTTGTCTGGACAAAGGAGAGTGCTCCCAGCGTTCATGGATTATTCAGTTACAAGACTACTCGTTGTGCACCCGCTCTCGTTCGCGATCACCTCACTGCTATGGATTATGGTACTTCTGATTCTGATCACATCCCTAGGTGACTCACCCAGATACCTATTCGTAGTAGCATTGTTCTCTTTACCTACATTCCTCTTCAGCCTATTGTGCTTCCTCGTTGATATTCTAATCTTTATCTCACACTTGGCATGGCCCGGTTGGCTAATGTTGGGTGCTACACTATGTGTCGCCACCTGTTGCTCGCTTCTATGGAATTTAAGACGGTCAGTGTCTATTAAGAAATACGAGGCCTTGCACTCAGAGGAAAGAGTCGAGGTGCCAACCTACTCAATGGTTCATTACACTTCCAATGGCTGA
- the AEP1 gene encoding Aep1p (similar to Saccharomyces cerevisiae AEP1 (YMR064W); ancestral locus Anc_2.631), whose product MRPYRFYSTRKVLPRNPFKDKNVTDVVPSPGQMIHSFYSPSLTEELTTCFTEKYPSLLGGKPIMPALVRDPKTQEARLQMKSLTFKSVRGVVDWLETFRSMRSSDSTYEVMEDRMIADLVKPSKLTRVNTPLVSQLRELFGSQESRKINSRTLNAMVEQFVNDRELGVFSEDVYLYLLQHHVNSPEKIISIIESIKLHLKSHIDQFSVVEALVLQILVSLKKNELHLSELLVNSFNDLLSEINNRFHIPNCTTQFQPIVAQEILELYIKMRKFTESKRLFSYLISKKFCPSDRVTVSYLKTLSEEVPRDTLKEFALISDFRPIIERAQNPKIFYYLIPLCRHVDEATSLLTIIKTSRNVKEILDVNITSFISRITTLKNDPMITSATLCTLYRMASPFYHQKLPEKISNAFVLAFSRLANYTMAASIMKRDTVSSSGHLLKTIVSNLERGKNNKIPATNPIYEEVFIERYLIPIYNRMNLTSKLDFIAQVHSLSMLSAMLTSEVSHGSNIHFDLLRKILKHGFKNNLLSEVPRNTWEKVLGQVELKSVLEEYKLSPKTLLNC is encoded by the coding sequence ATGAGACCCTATCGGTTTTATTCAACTCGCAAGGTTTTGCCAAGGAATCCATTCAAGGACAAAAATGTTACGGATGTGGTACCGTCGCCTGGGCAGATGATTCATTCATTTTATTCGCCAAGCCTCACTGAGGAACTAACTACTTGCTTTACAGAGAAGTATCCGTCCCTTCTTGGAGGAAAACCAATTATGCCAGCTCTCGTAAGGGACCCAAAGACTCAGGAAGCTCGATTGCAAATGAAATCGCTAACATTTAAGTCGGTACGAGGTGTTGTCGACTGGCTTGAAACCTTTAGATCAATGAGAAGTAGTGACTCAACATATGAGGTTATGGAAGATAGGATGATAGCTGATTTGGTCAAACCTAGTAAACTTACAAGGGTCAATACACCTTTGGTATCTCAGTTACGTGAACTCTTTGGGTCTCAGGAAAGTCgaaagatcaattcaagaactttgaaCGCTATGGTAGAGCAGTTTGTCAATGATCGCGAATTGGGGGTTTTCAGCGAAGATGTTTACTTGTATTTGCTTCAGCATCATGTTAATTCCCCAGAAAAAATTATATCGATCATTGAATCAATCAAACTTCATTTGAAATCGCATATTGATCAGTTCAGTGTCGTTGAAGCTCTTGTATTGCAAATCCTGGTATCTTTAAAGAAAAACGAGTTGCATTTATCTGAGCTATTAGTCAACTCCTTCAATGATTTACTTTCAGAGATTAACAATCGTTTTCACATACCAAACTGTACCACCCAATTCCAGCCAATTGTTGCGCAAGAGATTCTTGAGCTCTATATCAAGATGCGTAAGTTTACGGAAAGTAAAAGATTATTCAGTTATCTGATCTCTAAGAAATTTTGTCCCTCAGATAGAGTTACCGTTTCTTACTTGAAGACATTGAGTGAGGAAGTTCCCAGGGATACATTGAAGGAGTTTGCATTAATCTCTGATTTCCGTCCCATCATTGAGCGTGCTCAAAACCCCAAAATTTTCTATTATTTGATACCGCTTTGCAGACATGTCGATGAAGCGACAAGCTTACTCACCATTATAAAGACGTCCAGAAACGTAAAAGAAATTCTGGATGTCAATATAACGTCATTCATATCCAGGATCACAACTTTAAAAAATGATCCAATGATCACATCTGCCACACTTTGCACACTTTACCGTATGGCATCTCCATTTTATCATCAAAAATTGCCTGAAAAGATTTCCAATGCATTTGTACTGGCATTTAGTCGCTTGGCAAATTACACAATGGCTGCGTCAATAATGAAAAGGGACACAGTCAGTTCATCAGGCCATCTTCTAAAGACAATCGTCTCGAATTTggaaagaggaaaaaataataaaataCCAGCAACAAATCCCATCTATGAAGAGGTATTCATCGAGAGGTACCTGATACCAATTTACAATCGCATGAACTTGACTTCGAAATTAGATTTTATTGCACAGGTCCACTCTCTATCGATGTTGTCTGCAATGCTTACGTCAGAGGTTTCTCATGGAAGCAACATACATTTCGATCTACTGAGGAAGATTCTAAAACATGGGTTCAAGAACAACTTACTCTCGGAGGTTCCAAGAAATACGTGGGAAAAGGTTCTGGGTCAGGTCGAATTAAAATCTGTATTAGAGGAATACAAGCTCAGTCCGAAAACCCTACTGAATTGTTAA
- the KAR5 gene encoding Kar5p (similar to Saccharomyces cerevisiae KAR5 (YMR065W); ancestral locus Anc_2.632): MLCPLLVLLAIFAGARCSELAMVDQLQQRLLSTNASGNLLTKDYLESKFPFLKSDCVKDALSRFLPICLKEGIESVETELRVETAVKLSICEFKASGLEHIPNSCESKAIDSMMDCMIQLESSAQWWTTYSGNYQRLTTICFENSLPYEKDQILALFLNITNTYTDLSDQLNEQLYQIISNSEFASREHMQKMASMFQDYMSRFTEESKSHKSVIEDDIRAHRNQVNELIINNSANFEQELSKRNFELTNNVREVLDIIGMIKSSLQHLDISNEINEINKQAMSDWKRVDEVAESVLKSQHDGQEQLSEQWDEFLSSTRKNMSVMSTELIESQNHAIKVLGSYDEMMKHYMVTTLSEEMFPELQALQQQILMDWKQTTDFIAEDLAYWNREVSSSFESISHNLSRTMETVNDLDQRITRFQNIFAKMQKAMEMGWKLFQYNLSILKYLLVHRLFWALALITFFGLDFWV; this comes from the coding sequence ATGCTTTGTCCATTGTTAGTTCTCCTGGCTATTTTTGCCGGGGCCAGATGCTCTGAATTGGCGATGGTTGACCAACTCCAACAACGACTGCTTTCAACCAATGCCAGTGGTAACCTTTTGACTAAGGACTATCTGGAAAGCAAATTTCCATTCCTCAAATCTGACTGTGTTAAAGATGCACTGAGCCGGTTTCTGCCAATTTGTTTGAAAGAAGGTATTGAATCCGTTGAGACAGAGCTTCGTGTCGAAACTGCCGTCAAACTCTCAATTTGTGAGTTCAAAGCCTCTGGGCTGGAACACATACCGAATAGTTGCGAATCGAAAGCTATTGATTCGATGATGGACTGTATGATTCAACTAGAATCATCGGCACAGTGGTGGACAACTTACAGCGGAAACTATCAAAGACTAACAACAATATGTTTCGAAAACTCTCTTCCTTatgagaaagatcaaatccTGGCATTATTCCTTAACATAACCAACACTTACACTGACCTCAGCGACCAACTTAACGAGCAGTTATATCAAATCATATCCAATTCTGAATTCGCTTCCAGGGAACACATGCAAAAAATGGCCAGCATGTTTCAGGATTATATGAGCCGTTTTACCGAAGAATCTAAATCTCATAAATCAgtaattgaagatgatattaGAGCTCATAGAAATCAAGTCAATGAACTCATTATTAATAACTCAGCCAACTTTGAGCAAGAACTTTCAAAACGCAATTTCGAGCTCACAAACAATGTTAGAGAGGTTCTTGATATCATTGGAATGATTAAAAGCTCGCTGCAACATTTGGATATCTCAAATGAAATTAACGAAATTAATAAGCAAGCCATGAGTGATTGGAAGAGAGTGGATGAAGTGGCCGAAAGTGTACTGAAATCGCAGCACGACGGCCAAGAGCAATTGAGTGAACAATGGGATGAGTTCTTGAGTTCGACTAGGAAGAATATGTCAGTTATGTCAACAGAGCTAATTGAATCACAAAACCATGCCATCAAGGTTTTAGGCAGCTACGATGAAATGATGAAGCATTATATGGTTACCACATTATCAGAAGAAATGTTCCCAGAATTACAGGCGCTTCAACAGCAGATACTGATGGATTGGAAACAAACAACTGATTTCATTGCAGAGGATCTAGCATACTGGAATAGAGAAGTCTCAAGCAGCTTCGAGTCGATATCACATAATCTGAGCAGGACTATGGAAACAGTAAATGATTTAGACCAGAGGATAACGAGATTCCAAAATATTTTCGCCAAAATGCAGAAAGCTATGGAGATGGGATGGAAACTATTTCAGTATAATCTCtccatcttgaaatatctttTAGTCCACAGGTTGTTTTGGGCACTAGCACTGATAACCTTTTTTGGCCTCGACTTCTGGGTGTGA